aaacacaCATTGATATAACACTCggtcaaaaaataacaaagaaaCATTGATATAACACActatataaacacaaactttgatGTTAGCCATGATTATtccaaaaatatatgtattatatataaaataaatattataattgatTATTTGCATCTAACAAAggtttgtgtttatataatatgtatgtgtgtgtgtgtgtgtgtagatgtataatataatatatctacacacacatacatatatatatatatatatatatatgcatgcatgcatacatgtgtgtgtgtgctgtagacattttataaatatcaattttgtttgtgtgtgtgtgtatgtataaataaatatatatatatatatatatatatatatatatatatatatatatatatatatatatatatatatatatatatatatatatatatatatatatatatatacacacatatattatacaaggtacacacatgcatatataatgtaaacattaacttttatttttgatgtGATTAATCGTAATTGTTTTGACagcatgtgtatatatgtatgtgtgcgtgTTAATTTTTGTACTTTCATCTGATTTTGGAGTGAAATGCGACCTAGACGTTTCTTGATGCTTTCCATAAGATTCTCCCAGTAAAGTGCATAAAGATATTTGTGATTCTCCATGTTTTGACCTTGAAACCTTAATGCAGACGACCTGCTCTGCTTAGCAAAAAAAGCAGCGGCGGTCATCGAGCGCAGTGACCTTAACGCAGAGGTAAAGCTTCGTCCTGGGACTGTTCTACTTTCGCTTCTCCAACGAGAGCTAGGTCACTATAAAGAGGCGTACGGGTCCGTACGCTCCCTCACTGCAGCCACACGCGCTCAGAGTTGTGTCTTATTCAAATGGACAACGGACGTGTCAATATGCAAACGGAAACCCTCAGAAAAGACATACTCATGGGATTGGCCTTTTACATGTACCTACTGTAGTATTGTACTGTGTTTTGATGTCAGGTCGACGTGGGAAATTTACAACGGAAAAAAAAATGACGAAAACTAGACCGTTCTTTTTGCATGATATGAGTAGAGTTGTTCTCGTATGTTAGTGTGATGCATGTGTACCTGTCTCTTTTTATTTCGGCTATTCGTTCCCTAAATGAAAGTTTCTGTTTATTGTGTTGCTAATTGTGACGTTTCGGTTCTGGTTTTGAATCCATTTCTAAGTAAAAAACAATAAGTATTTTATTTCCTGCTATGCTCTATAAGAACAAATGCACTGGTGTTGTGTGTGTGGCGTGCCAATCGAAGGCAAGGTACCGGTGTTAAACAGCATTTGAGGGATCATATCCTTCTGACACAGTACCACCGTTCTGCTACAGGACAAATTTATTTGTTTCTATGAAGAGTGCCATATTTAACGAAGAAACAGGCCTTATGTGATCGGGACGAAATCTAATACGAATCTATATGTAGAGCGGGCTAACGTGTGCATGTATCGCATATCTAATTCATCCTTGTAGATATAGAATTAGAGGAAATGCACACTTTAAACTACATGGAGAGGATCGAACGTATGGTCCCTTTAAGATGCTGTTGCTCTTTAATTActttgtataaaaaaagaaaagaatggacaaaaatgcagtGCAATTTGATGATTGTTGCAGATACATGTATAGTTCAAATTTCATGTTCTTTCACATATAGGTCAATGGCTTCTATTGGACTGAATctgtttcttttctctttttttaacatgtagatagttcattttattttcatttaagtataaacacattttaaaacctGTTACTTAATTCATTAagtaatttttataattattatgtaagtCTATCCTTATAAGATTAAAAAAGTTCATGTGAATGTATGTGTCTGAATCTTTATCCAAATAACCGTCTCTGTACGTCTTAATATTGGCCAGAATTGGTTTTAAATATTAGAaaatatatagaaaaaaatatgttagtaaaatttaaaaaaaggcattagtaaactttttttaactaatccattttattttactagtatttatttctatttttatttatttatatttatagtagttaaatattaaaataattgttgttaataataatagattttatttatttataatactaataaataatatatcagCTGAGTTTATTGTTAATAATTGCTCGGGCATCTGATCAACAACACGTTCACCTAAGTTTCTAATCTGTGTTATTAATTAGGAAATCAAATTTGTAATAAAAGATATTTTGTTCTCACTACGTGCGACTGCGCACGGATTCCTGATTGGTTGAATTAAATGTCCATCAAATGTCGTCCCTTCTTTATCCGAGTTTACGAATCGTACTACGGCGAACCTGTAtctaattaatattcattacATAGCGTTGACGTTGCTTGGCAACAATTCAGCAAAAACACTAGTATTTAGCTCATTTATATTCATGAGCCAAGCCATCCGACTAGCGTAACGCAGCTGTCAACGAATCAGCTGGCGGACGTCAGTTTACTTTATAAATATTCATGAGCCAACCTCACCATAGTAGGAAGCGCTTTGTAAATACGCGTCTTGTTACCAAAGCTTTCGAAGGACTCGGTGGACTGCGCAGGATGGCAGTAAACATTGAGGAGAGGTGCTTTTTCATATGATAAAGGAGCTTTAGACACTTTTTACGACACACAGCaatactttaatattaatttaggCACTTATTCAGGTGGATAGAAAACTCCTGAGCGCAGGTTAACGTTACCTGAGGTCCTCCGCGATGGTCGAGGTGTTTTCAGGCAGAGCACTCGTGAATAAAGAGGGAGATCTGGTCGATCCAGAGAAAGCTCTCAGGAATAAAGTGGTTGGCGTGTATTTCTCAGCCGGATGGTGTCCACCCTGCCGAGATTTCACTCCGCTGCTGTGTGATTTCTACACGGAGCTGGTGGAGGAGACTGACCCGCCTGCACAGTTCGAAATCGTGTTCATCTCCTCGGATAAATCCACTGAAGACATGGTGGAGTATTATCATGACATGCACGGAGACTGGCTGGCTCTGCCCTGGACGGATCCATATAAACAGTGAGTAGCCTTTGCATTACGACATTGTGCGTCCGAGGTCTTGTGAAGTGACAGTTAGTTAACCCTTCATTTCAGGGTCCAGTCTGTTCCCGATAAGaggtttaacacacacacacacacacacacacacacttggagGATTATGTTTAAAAATAGGCAGTCTGTAGTTTCACTACACTTGCACTAATGTACATTGCACTAATCAGGTCATTGAAAATCAGGCAATTTCAGGGAATCTTTTTTCGTTAGATATTCAAGGCtggaaaagaaaaatataatttgaatTGCTATAGCATATAGAATATTGATATGTTCTGCATTTCTCTGTAGTGATTTTTCCCCATCATAATTTCGAATCTATAGTTATTTTACATGCATCATTATATAgcttcatattaataaaaaaaaaaaaaaatagtgcatTGTGCTTGTAGCCTaccttttaataatttattggTCAAACTGCAGGATTATTTAAACTAGTTAAGGcaaaaaaatgtgatttaaaaaCTACATTTGTTCCATTCAATTTAAACCTAACCATATGTTAGAGCTGGGGGGAAAttaatccaaaataaaagtttgtgtttacataatatgtgttaacttttattttggattaaTTTTCCcccgagtgagtgagtgagtgagtgagtgagtgagtgagtgagtgagtgagtgagtgagtgagtgagtgagtgagtgagtgtgagagagagagagagagagagagagagagagagagagagacgctgATGTGTTTTCTGCTGTTTTCCCAGTGAACTGAAGAAGAGATACAACATCACAGCCTTACCAAAGCTGGTCATCGTGAAGGAGAACGGTCAGGTCATCACCGACAAAGGCCGAAAGCAGATCAGAGACCAGGGTCTGGCGTGCTTCCGGAGCTGGGTAGAGGTGGCCGAGATCTTCCAGAACTTTAAAGCCTAGGAATCGCATCCCGAATCGCACTTGACTACCGAGGGCTGTTGAAATCAACATTTAGAGGCAGAACATTTATATGCAACGGTGCACAAGAGATTCTTTACAGGTCAACAATCCACACGACTAGTGAAAACTTCCAATAGTGCTACTTCACCAAAGTTgataacactttacaaaaaggtttcattagttaaagcgatattcacccaaaaatgaaaattaccctatactttactcaccctcaagtcatctaggtgtttatgacattctttcaGACGATtaaaatcagttatattaaaaatcttcctagctttataatggcagtgaattaacagtgcatctatccatcatataactgctccataTAACATTAGTGCAAATCGACttgtgtaaatattttttttttttttcacacaaatgcatcgattcgcaacagaaggcctttattaacccctggagccgtgtggagcagttatatgatggatggatggatgcacttttatggactttaaaaTGACCCAACCCAAAAGtctctgccattataaagcttggaagagcctgaacattttttaatataactgattttaTTAGTCTAAAAGAGGAATGTCATGTACACCTAGGATGTTTCCCTGAAGTTTGAATGACTTTCCTATTATTCTTAAATAATGTAGCGGTGAATAGTTTGACTCGTGGTGTATTTCAAATGCTTTTGCTACTTATTTTTTATACAGCTGCTTTTATAAGAATGTTTATATGAATCCGTTCTGCTTAAGATACGAATGCTGCGACTCTATGCATCTTCTCTGATGTTAACTGGTCCTGTTGTTATGGAACATCTGAACGCTTCCTATTCCTCCGAGTCTCATTA
The window above is part of the Pseudorasbora parva isolate DD20220531a chromosome 23, ASM2467924v1, whole genome shotgun sequence genome. Proteins encoded here:
- the nxnl2 gene encoding nucleoredoxin-like protein 2 encodes the protein MVEVFSGRALVNKEGDLVDPEKALRNKVVGVYFSAGWCPPCRDFTPLLCDFYTELVEETDPPAQFEIVFISSDKSTEDMVEYYHDMHGDWLALPWTDPYKHELKKRYNITALPKLVIVKENGQVITDKGRKQIRDQGLACFRSWVEVAEIFQNFKA